The genome window CTGGCCGAGCACGTCGACAAGCAGCGCGCCGTCGGGGTTGGAGAGCACCACCGCGGCGCCCTGCGCGCCAAGGAAGTGGCAGAGATAGAGCCGCCCGGCGGTGATGCCGTGGCCGCGGGCGCGCAGGTAGCTTTCGCCTTCCATCGCAAGGCGCTTCACCATCTCGCGGCTGATCGTCGGATCGTTGCGCAGCGCCAGAAGCTCGGCGCGCGAGAGGGTCGAGGCGAGGTCGGGGCGGTAGGTCTTCATCATCCGGATCCAGGTGCTCTCGATGAACTGGCCGAGGCCGGTGGCCGTGGACAGCGGGTTCTTGGCCGTCGCGTTGCCCCCCGATTCCACCCGGATGATCTGGTTCACCAGCTGCTCCACGGCGCCCGAGCCGTCGCCCGAGGCCACTATCCCGCCGCCCGAGGGCACCGAGGCGCCCAGCGGGTCGATCGCGGTGCCGTTCAGGTAGAGCTCGAAATGCAGGTGCGGGCCGGTCGAGCGGCCGGTGGTGCCGACATAGCCGACCACATCGCCCGCGCTCACCCGCTGGCCCGGCTCGGCGCCGAACTTCGACAGGTGGGCATAGCGCGTTTCCATTCCCCCGGCGTGGCTTACCTTCAGCAGGTTGCCATAGCCCCCGCCCGGTCCGGCATAGGCGATGGTGCCATCGAAGGCGGCATAGATCGGGGTGCCGGTGGGTGCGGCCCAGTCGACGCCCTTGTGCACCCGCACGGTCTTGAGGATCGGGTGATGGCGCGGGCCGAAGCGCGAGGTCAGCACGCCTTTCACCGGCGTCACCATGCCCCCGACCAGACCGCCGCCGCCGCCGGCCTTGGGCTTCAGCCCGAAGCAGCCCATGTCGCCCTCGGCATTGGTGGCATAAACGAAGCATTCGATATCCACCGCATCGCCCTGGATCGAGATGTAGAGAATGCGGCTGGCGCCATCGCCCCCCTCGTCGCCCTCGGTGGGCGGCGCGTAGAGAAAGCGCATCTTGTCGCCGGGGTTGGCGAAGGCCGAGAGGTCGTGCTCCTTGGAGAGCAGCGCAATCGCCTCGCCCACCACGACGGAGGGAATGCCGTTGCGGATGGCGGCGGAGTAGAAGGCATCGAGCATCCGGTAGCGCTGCTCGGTGACGGCCTCCTCCTCCTCTTCGCCGGCATAGTCGAAGAGCTCGTCATAGACCCATGGGTCCGAGCCGGGGCCGATATCGCCCTCGTCGGTCAGGGCCAGGGTGCCGAAGTAGACCTCGTTGTCGTAGATCGACATCTGCCGGAAGCTCAGCTTGCCGCCCAGCTCGGGCTGGCCGCGCATGGCCACGACCTGCCCGGCCTTCACCCCTTCCATCTCGAAGTATTCCTTGGCCGCAAGCGCGGCTTTCTCGGCCTCGTTAGCGAAGAAGCCGTTGTCGACCAGCAGGTCCTCGAGCGAGCGATCGTGCTGGATCTTGACGAAGATGTCGCGCACCAGCTTGTCGCGCAGATCCTGCGGGCGGGTGTAGACGACCGATGTGGTGTTTTCGATCACGGTTTCGGTGAAGCCGGGCACATCGGGGTCGTCCTCGCCCACGGCCTCGCCCCAGCCGCCGGTTTCATCGTCGAGCGCGGTCTCTTCGTAGCCCTCGGTTTCGGCGACATCGGCCAGGTCCTCGGCGGCCTCTTCCGCGCCCTCCTGCTCGAGCGCATCGGCCACTTCGCGGGTCTCTTCGGCGGTGGTGGCCTCGGCCTTCTGGGGCGTGCTCTTCTGGAGCTGGAAGAAGGCGAAGTCTTCCTGCGACGACGGCAGCGTGGTGACGAAGCGCGCCTCGGTCGAGACCATCACGTCGCTGACCAGCAGCAGCTCGCCGCGCGGCACGCGGCCGCCGCGCAGGGTGGCCGGGGCCTCGAGCTTCTTCTTGGTTTCGTCGCCGTTCTCGGCAAAGCGGATGATCAGCGGGTCGCCCGCTAGGTCGACGAAGGCGGCGACGAAGGCCGATGAGGCGG of Oceanicola sp. 502str15 contains these proteins:
- a CDS encoding peptidoglycan DD-metalloendopeptidase family protein: MLKDEIDPRFTKAASAAKRRKRAARRGRVLIGVGAVLPVLLIGLGIWFTWDKWSFNGGGGGTVAEEDLEEGFAISSDEDTAAASSAFVAAFVDLAGDPLIIRFAENGDETKKKLEAPATLRGGRVPRGELLLVSDVMVSTEARFVTTLPSSQEDFAFFQLQKSTPQKAEATTAEETREVADALEQEGAEEAAEDLADVAETEGYEETALDDETGGWGEAVGEDDPDVPGFTETVIENTTSVVYTRPQDLRDKLVRDIFVKIQHDRSLEDLLVDNGFFANEAEKAALAAKEYFEMEGVKAGQVVAMRGQPELGGKLSFRQMSIYDNEVYFGTLALTDEGDIGPGSDPWVYDELFDYAGEEEEEAVTEQRYRMLDAFYSAAIRNGIPSVVVGEAIALLSKEHDLSAFANPGDKMRFLYAPPTEGDEGGDGASRILYISIQGDAVDIECFVYATNAEGDMGCFGLKPKAGGGGGLVGGMVTPVKGVLTSRFGPRHHPILKTVRVHKGVDWAAPTGTPIYAAFDGTIAYAGPGGGYGNLLKVSHAGGMETRYAHLSKFGAEPGQRVSAGDVVGYVGTTGRSTGPHLHFELYLNGTAIDPLGASVPSGGGIVASGDGSGAVEQLVNQIIRVESGGNATAKNPLSTATGLGQFIESTWIRMMKTYRPDLASTLSRAELLALRNDPTISREMVKRLAMEGESYLRARGHGITAGRLYLCHFLGAQGAAVVLSNPDGALLVDVLGQGVIRANPFLTGKTVGYVKAWAEKKMSGSKGAVVVTSAPVIREPGGLPDYRKEIGALLTRI